A window from Triticum aestivum cultivar Chinese Spring chromosome 6D, IWGSC CS RefSeq v2.1, whole genome shotgun sequence encodes these proteins:
- the LOC123141877 gene encoding auxin-responsive protein SAUR32-like encodes MQGDQAEKRGKVKKGWLAVRVGQAQAEQQGDGFRRFVIPIAYLYHPLFQRLLEAARDTYGYNSAGPLWLPCPVDEFLRLRALVDRETAHSHSSSSSHRVHVQAGGHHQQHGYSFAPCTRARVTS; translated from the coding sequence ATGCAAGGGGACCAGGCGGAGAAGAGGGGGAAGGTGAAGAAGGGGTGGCTGGCGGTGCGGGTCGGCCAGGCCCAGGCGGAGCAGCAGGGCGACGGGTTCCGGCGGTTCGTCATCCCCATCGCCTACCTCTACCACCCGCTCTTCCAGCGGCTTCTGGAGGCGGCCCGGGACACGTACGGCTACAACTCGGCCGGCCCGCTCTGGCTGCCCTGCCCCGTCGACGAGTTCCTCCGCCTGCGCGCGCTCGTCGACCGGGAGACGGCGcactcgcactcctcctcctcctcgcaccgCGTGCACGTGCAGGCCGGTGGCCACCACCAGCAGCACGGCTACTCCTTCGCCCCGTGCACCCGCGCCAGGGTCACCTCCTGA